The Apis cerana isolate GH-2021 linkage group LG12, AcerK_1.0, whole genome shotgun sequence genome window below encodes:
- the LOC108003839 gene encoding uncharacterized protein LOC108003839, whose product MHYPLHIVVVLTSPWILQDYVHAAKNGLSAEVLTSFARNIASVLSTTLLSEDLPVNQSSGNLLKRIQDAQPSLEIATNQSEGSETPSNASFSRYPRSSSNEETVFQNPYVTNPPRYSKYHESVSSYKPYEFAVNSRIPYNKVNTPGNLNMINTKENSVNEDVNPPPLHYPSPGFRYKPEPVDPLSNSNHYARLADLHYHRLSTQRPVDPGQHSTTPEQEINTDENENINQIARITRRPYNLNYRGSFHNSYYTPGFQGYPELYPRERPVESEDRYVTDGRDESDPSRLEDQNQVQTALGGYDYGPRFHYGLPPYHDAFYHGFPGFYPRPYNDTFHSGYNNKETQSDGNGTGPQPYGPPFYHHPRFGPHQRPFYPNFYGRPVQPPQNPADNQENSEQIVTPENGRGNNATYHGYPPFGYPPYPYYGPHYGGFNLHGYPLTVPFFGGHRFGHGFHDHLFSGIKSVPYLNFYHHFPSVHWHPPYGYHHYDHRPATTTEKPAEKTVNENSEASASNSETEMLSEIKSSERSRSSPSRGYKKRSGFVTKESSKVAKDRIVM is encoded by the coding sequence CGACGACTTTGCTCAGCGAAGACTTACCTGTGAACCAATCGAGCGGTAACCTTCTGAAAAGAATTCAAGATGCGCAGCCATCGTTGGAGATCGCCACCAATCAGTCAGAAGGATCGGAGACCCCATCGAATGCCTCTTTCAGTCGCTACCCTCGATCTTCTTCAAACGAAGAAACAGTATTCCAGAATCCTTACGTGACAAATCCTCCAcgttattcaaaatatcacgAATCGGTATCCTCCTATAAACCGTACGAATTCGCCGTGAATTCAAGAATTCCTTACAACAAGGTGAACACACCTGGAAACCTTAATATGATCAATACCAAAGAAAATTCTGTCAACGAAGACGTTAATCCACCTCCTCTCCATTATCCTTCTCCTGGATTCAGATACAAACCCGAACCCGTCGATCCATTGTCTAATTCAAATCACTATGCCCGATTAGCGGATCTTCACTATCATCGTCTCTCGACTCAGAGACCTGTCGATCCTGGACAACATTCGACAACGCCCGAACAAGAGATTAACACGGATGAAAACGAGAATATTAATCAGATTGCCAGGATAACTCGAAGACCGTATAATCTCAATTATCGTGGCTCCTttcataattcttattatacacCTGGTTTTCAAGGGTACCCAGAGTTATATCCTCGCGAGAGGCCCGTGGAAAGTGAGGATCGATACGTGACTGATGGGCGAGATGAAAGCGATCCATCTAGATTGGAAGATCAGAATCAAGTTCAAACTGCGTTAGGGGGATACGATTACGGCCCTCGTTTCCATTATGGTTTACCTCCATATCACGACGCTTTCTATCACGGATTTCCTGGATTCTATCCCCGCCCCTACAACGACACTTTTCACTCGGGATACAACAACAAAGAGACACAAAGTGATGGCAATGGAACCGGTCCACAACCATACGGTCCACCATTTTATCACCATCCTAGGTTCGGTCCTCACCAACGACCATTCTATCCAAATTTCTACGGAAGACCTGTTCAACCGCCGCAGAATCCGGCTGATAATCAAGAAAATTCCGAACAAATCGTTACACCAGAAAATGGACGAGGTAACAATGCCACGTATCACGGATATCCGCCATTTGGATATCCGCCATATCCTTATTACGGCCCTCATTACGGGGGTTTCAATTTGCACGGTTATCCTCTCACGGTGCCATTCTTCGGTGGACATCGTTTCGGACATGGATTCCACGATCACCTATTCTCGGGGATCAAATCCGTCccttatttgaatttttatcatcactTTCCATCGGTTCATTGGCATCCCCCATATGGATATCATCATTACGACCATCGACCCGCGACGACGACTGAGAAGCCCGCAGAAAAGACTGTCAACGAAAACTCTGAGGCATCAGCTTCTAACAGCGAGACTGAAATGTTGTCCGAGATTAAATCTTCGGAAAGGAGTCGATCTTCGCCTTCAAGAGGATACAAAAAACGCTCTGGATTCGTTACCAAAGAGAGCAGCAAAGTAGCCAAGGATCGAATAGTGATGTAA